One Bos taurus isolate L1 Dominette 01449 registration number 42190680 breed Hereford chromosome 14, ARS-UCD2.0, whole genome shotgun sequence genomic region harbors:
- the PTP4A3 gene encoding protein tyrosine phosphatase type IVA 3 isoform X1, whose translation MARMNRPAPVEVSYKNMRFLITHNPTNATLSSFIEDLKKYGATTVVRVCEVTYDKAPLEKDGITVVDWPFDDGAPPPGKVVEDWLSLLKNKFCDDPGSCVAVHCVAGLGRAPVLVALALIESGMKYEDAIQFIRQKRRGAINSKQLTYLEKYRPKQRLRFKDPHAHKTKCCIM comes from the exons ATGGCGCGGATGAACCGGCCGGCCCCTGTGGAGGTCAGCTACAAGAACATGCGCTTCCTCATCACGCACAACCCCACCAATGCCACCCTCAGCAGCTTCATCGAG GACCTGAAGAAGTACGGGGCCACCACCGTGGTGCGCGTGTGTGAGGTGACCTACGACAAGGCCCCGCTGGAGAAGGACGGCATCACGGTTGTG GACTGGCCGTTTGATGATGGGGCACCCCCGCCCGGCAAAGTGGTGGAGGACTGGCTGAGCCTGCTGAAGAACAAGTTCTGTGATGACCCCGGCAGCTGCGTGGCTGTGCACTGCGTGGCTGGCCTGGGGCG GGCTCCCGTCCTCGTGGCGCTGGCCCTCATCGAGAGCGGGATGAAGTATGAGGACGCCATCCAGTTCATCCGACA GAAGCGGCGCGGAGCCATCAACAGCAAACAGCTCACCTACCTGGAAAAATACCGGCCGAAGCAGAGACTGCGGTTCAAGGACCCCCACGCGCACAAGACCAAGTGCTGCATCATGTAG